A portion of the Salminus brasiliensis chromosome 9, fSalBra1.hap2, whole genome shotgun sequence genome contains these proteins:
- the prmt5 gene encoding protein arginine N-methyltransferase 5 has translation MASASTGSRVSCGRDISCVPEVADTLAAVAKLGFDFLCMPLFHPRFRREYELGPAKARPGAQTRSDLLLCGRDWNTLIVGKLSPWIETDSELTTERRNSEAALVQELNFCAYLGLPAFMIPLKGPQCANLARVLLNHIHTGHHSSMFWIRVPLLAPEDTLEDLIENEPSKQMDDGNNEEKTWGWWHSFRTLCDYNKRICLAIEVGADMPSDTVIDKWLGEPIKAAILPTSIFLTNKKGFPVLSKAHQRIIFRLFKLEAQFIFTGTSRHSEKDFRSYLQYLEYLSQNRPPPNAYELFAKGYEDYLQSPLQPLMDNLESQTYEVFEKDPIKYSQYQQAVYKCLLDRVPEEQKETNVQVLMVLGAGRGPLVNASLRAAKQADRKLRVYAVEKNPNAVVTLENWKFEEWGDQVTVVSCDMRDWVAPEKADIIVSELLGSFGDNELSPECLDGAQHFLKDNGVSIPCSYTSFLAPLSSSKLYNEVRSCRERDKDPECHFETPYVVRLHNFHQLADPKPCFTFVHPTTDMNNNRYQCLRFTVACNSVLHGFAGYFETTLYKDVMLSIRPETHSPGMFSWFPILFPLKQPIPLSGGDDVSVRFWRCNNGKKVWYEWAVTEPISSAIHNPAGRSYTIGL, from the exons ATGGCGTCCGCCAGCACGGGGAGCAGGGTCTCCTGCGGGAGAGATATAAGTTGTGTTCCCGAGGTGGCGGATACCCTTGCTGCGGTCGCCAAGCTGGG TTTTGACTTCCTGTGCATGCCCCTCTTCCATCCGCGGTTCCGGAGAGAGTATGAGTTGGGCCCTGCCAAGGCCAGACCAGGGGCTCAAACGCGCTCCGACCTGCTGCTCTGTGGAAGAG acTGGAACACTCTTATTGTGGGGAAGCTTTCACCATGGATAGAGACAGACTCCGAACTAACCACCGAGCGCAGAAATTCAGAAGCG GCGCTGGTACAGGAGCTGAATTTCTGTGCCTATCTGGGCCTGCCAGCCTTCATGATCCCCCTGAAGGGCCCACAGTGTGCCAACCTGGCCCGCGTTCTGCTCAACCACATCCACACAGGACACCACTCTTCCATG TTCTGGATCCGTGTTCCCCTTCTGGCGCCCGAGGACACTCTTGAAGACCTCATTGAAAACGAGCCCTCAAAACAAATGGATGATGGCAACAATGAAGAGAAgacctggggctg GTGGCATTCTTTCAGAACACTATGTGACTACAACAAAAGGATTTGCCTTG CTATTGAGGTTGGTGCGGACATGCCCTCTGACACTGTGATTGACAAGTGGCTTGGGGAACCCATCAAAGCTGCCATTCTTCCGACCAGCATATTTCTGACCAATAAAAAGGGATTTCCAGTCCTCTCAAAAGCGCATCAGCGAATCATATTCCGCCTCTTCAAG CTGGAGGCTCAGTTCATATTTACAGGGACAAGTCGCCACAGCGAGAAAGACTTCCGCTCTTACCTGCAGTACCTGGAGTACCTCAGTCAGAACCGCCCTCCCCCCAATGCTTATGAGCTTTTTGCAAAGGGCTATGAGGACTACCTGCAGTCGCCATTACAG CCTCTAATGGACAATTTGGAATCGCAGACATATGAGGTCTTTGAAAAGGACCCCATTAAATATTCGCAATACCAGCAG gCGGTGTATAAGTGCCTgctagacagagttccagaggAGCAAAAAGAAACTAATGTACA GGTCCTGATGGTTTTAGGAGCTGGGCGTGGTCCTCTGGTTAACGCATCACTGCGTGCCGCCAAGCAGGCAGACCGCAAGCTGCGTGTGTACGCTGTAGAGAAGAATCCCAACGCTGTCGTAAC CCTGGAGAACTGGAAGTTTGAGGAATGGGGCGATCAGGTGACTGTGGTGTCATGTGACATGCGAGACTGGGTGGCCCCAGAGAAGGCAGACATCATTGTCAGTGAGCTTTTAGGATCATTTGGCGACAACGAGCTTTCCCCTGAGTGCCTTGATGGAGCACAGCACTTTCTCAAAG ATAACGGGGTGAGTATTCCCTGCTCCTACACTTCATTTCTGGCACCCCTGTCCTCCTCTAAGCTGTATAACGAGGTGCGAAGCTGTCGGGAGCGCGACAAGGACCCAGAGTGCCATTTTGAGACACCATATGTAGTAAGGCTACATAACTTCCACCAGCTTGCTGACCCCAAGCCCTGCTTTACCTTTGTACACCCCACCACAG ACATGAACAATAACAGATATCAGTGTCTGCGCTTCACTGTAGCCTGTAACTCGGTGCTTCACGGTTTCGCTGGATATTTTGAGACCACGCTGTACAAAGACGTGATGCTTA GTATCAGGCCAGAGACGCACTCTCCAGGAATGTTCTCCTGGTTCCCCATTCTCTTTCCTCTTAAA CAACCCATTCCCCTGTCTGGTGGAGACGATGTTAGCGTGAGGTTCTGGAGGTGTAACAATGGGAAGAAGGTGTGGTACGAGTGGGCTGTGACAGAGCCCATCTCCTCAGCCATCCACAACCCCGCAGGACGGTCCTACACTATTGGGTTATAA
- the psmb11a gene encoding proteasome subunit beta type-11a: protein MALQDVCGFQETEWKHPASPSAFSEDARLSINPAGEMKAAWREPFEKDGGSPLRLLLPPRQNHGQRPRSSSLATFPRPFPLSHGTTTLGFIFQGGVIAAADTRASCASLVVCPSAQKVIPIHSHLAVTTSGSGADCMLWERILAREIRLYQLRYGRRLSVNGAAKLLSVMLHPFKGTEVCVAATLCGWDEEDTRPRKHHMKRNDEKEMDLSTPEPSLAGDAHASASTTALSTDLSTSKAEMWDKSQQATGIFKEVGGKPSQGQNSEHRSTAGHRSGPRVCYVCSDGLVIKAELISVGSGSPYAYSVLDDGWRWSMGVDEAVALAREAVYRATHRDAYSGNNVDLFHINECGWSRRHREDLKEEYYRERKREEEAVQQKKREKQRKREEGDFL from the coding sequence ATGGCCCTGCAGGACGTCTGTGGATTTCAGGAGACTGAATGGAAGCACCCAGCGTCGCCTTCAGCTTTTTCTGAAGATGCCAGGCTGAGCATTAACCCAGCAGGTGAGATGAAAGCTGCATGGAGGGAACCGTTTGAGAAAGATGGCGGAAGTCCACTTCGCCTTCTTCTGCCTCCTCGACAGAACCATGGTCAGAGGCCAAGGAGTTCATCCTTGGCTACCTTTCCACGCCCTTTCCCCCTGTCCCATGGCACCACGACTTTAGGCTTCATCTTCCAGGGTGGTGTGATTGCGGCGGCCGACACCAGGGCCAGCTGTGCGAGCCTGGTTGTGTGCCCGTCTGCCCAGAAGGTGATTCCCATTCACTCGCACTTGGCGGTCACTACATCAGGCAGTGGGGCGGATTGCATGCTGTGGGAGCGCATCTTGGCAAGGGAAATACGACTCTACCAGCTCCGCTACGGCCGGAGGCTCTCTGTCAATGGAGCTGCAAAGCTGCTTTCTGTCATGCTGCATCCCTTCAAGGGTACTGAGGTATGCGTGGCGGCTACACTTTGTGGTTGGGACGAAGAAGATACAAGGCCAAGAAAGCACCATATGAAGAGGAACGATGAAAAAGAAATGGACTTGAGCACTCCTGAGCCCTCGCTAGCAGGAGATGCACATGCTAGTGCTAGCACAACAGCCCTATCCACTGACTTAAGCACTTCAAAGGCAGAAATGTGGGATAAATCGCAACAAGCCACTGGGATCTTCAAAGAGGTTGGTGGGAAGCCATCACAAGGTCAAAACTCGGAACACCGAAGTACAGCTGGCCACCGGTCAGGCCCCAGGGTCTGCTACGTGTGCAGTGATGGCTTGGTGATAAAGGCAGAGTTAATTTCGGTGGGCTCAGGTTCTCCCTATGCCTACTCTGTCCTCGATGACGGCTGGAGGTGGTCGATGGGTGTGGACGAGGCCGTGGCTCTAGCGAGGGAGGCCGTTTACAGGGCCACTCACAGGGACGCGTACTCAGGGAACAACGTAGACCTCTTCCACATCAACGAGTGCGGGTGGAGCCGCCGGCACAGAGAAGACCTGAAGGAAGAGTACtacagggagaggaagagggaggaggaggcagtgcagcagaagaagagagaaaaacagaggaagagagaggaaggggaTTTTCTTTAA